A window from Mycobacterium botniense encodes these proteins:
- a CDS encoding type II secretion system F family protein, with amino-acid sequence MSIAAVLLAVAVVVGAGPSRVRARAGKVVAPGRPPRGHAPASDPLAVASSLDVLAVCLGAGMAVSTAAAATAESAPPRLATLLRRAADLLTLGADPAVAWSAPSQSLAGSIDAPTDALLRLARRSASSGAALADAVAELAAQVRHDAAQAATAAAERAAVLIAAPLGLCFLPAFVCLGIVPVVAGLAGTVWQSGVL; translated from the coding sequence ATGAGCATCGCAGCGGTGCTGCTCGCGGTCGCGGTCGTGGTCGGCGCCGGGCCGTCGAGGGTGCGGGCGCGCGCGGGCAAAGTGGTGGCGCCGGGTCGGCCCCCGCGTGGGCATGCACCCGCCTCCGACCCGCTGGCCGTCGCGTCGAGTCTGGACGTGCTGGCTGTCTGCCTGGGCGCGGGTATGGCGGTGTCGACCGCGGCGGCCGCAACCGCTGAATCGGCGCCGCCGCGCCTGGCCACGCTGCTGCGGCGGGCCGCGGATCTGCTGACGTTGGGCGCCGATCCCGCTGTTGCCTGGTCAGCCCCCTCGCAGAGCCTGGCCGGCTCGATCGATGCCCCCACCGACGCGCTGCTGCGGCTGGCGCGGCGCTCGGCGTCCTCGGGCGCAGCGCTGGCCGACGCCGTCGCCGAATTGGCTGCGCAGGTCCGCCACGACGCCGCGCAGGCGGCCACCGCTGCCGCCGAGCGGGCCGCGGTCCTTATCGCCGCTCCGCTCGGTCTGTGTTTCCTGCCGGCGTTCGTGTGCCTGGGCATCGTTCCAGTGGTGGCCGGGTTGGCCGGCACGGTCTGGCAATCGGGTGTGCTGTGA